One Vespa crabro chromosome 9, iyVesCrab1.2, whole genome shotgun sequence genomic region harbors:
- the LOC124426507 gene encoding uncharacterized protein LOC124426507, producing MRLPVPFLLSCVSLVAGQYNNRPYQMTTPVPILKQINKHNGDGSYSYGYEAADGSYKIESKYPTGEVYGKYGFVDDTGNVREIEYGATRRGFEPAGAGINVPPPTLTSANSIANEPEDDGQYREDPSVYYTDPRYTNGERYEPRSPAQPYNLQRRPPIDSRSLPSNSMPIAPRMSAPRYEAAYRPQYQPQYQGQQGQGRSLYTPMAYQAGYQGHPAPNVVSNAGLASYTINYKR from the exons ATGCGTCTTCCT GTGCCGTTCCTTCTTTCTTGCGTCAGCTTGGTGGCCGGCCAATATAACAATCGACCTTACCAGATGACCACTCCTGTGCCTATTCTCAAGCAAATCAACAA gCACAACGGAGACGGTAGCTACAGTTATGGTTACGAGGCTGCCGATGGTTCTTACAAAATCGAATCAAAATATCCGACCGGTGAAGTTTATGGGAAATATGGATTCGTTGACGATACCGGGAACGTTCGAGAGATCGAGTATGGTGCTACTAGGCGTGGATTCGAGCCTGCCGGAGCTGGGATTAATGTACCACCACCGACCTTGACCTCAGCCAATAGCATTGCGAACGAGCCCGAGGACGATGGTCAATACCGAGAGGACCCATCGGTTTATTATACCGATCCAAGATATACCAATGGTGAACGTTACGAGCCAAGATCACCAGCTCAGCCTTATAATCTTCAACGACGTCCTCCCATCGATTCACGTTCTTTACCAAG cAATTCTATGCCAATTGCTCCTCGAATGTCGGCGCCTCGATACGAGGCCGCGTATCGACCACAGTATCAACCGCAATATCAAGGACAACAGGGACAAGGGAGATCCTTGTACACTCCAATGGCATACCAAGCCGGATATCAGGGACATCCGGCGCCCAACGTGGTCTCAAATGCTGGCTTGGCATCCTATACTATAAATTACaaacgatag